The Capricornis sumatraensis isolate serow.1 chromosome 15, serow.2, whole genome shotgun sequence DNA segment ATTTAAAAATCAGCTTAATGAATCACTACCCTTTAAGAATTTGAGCAAAGATGAACCCCTGAGGCTCTTGCAGGCAGACCCTCACCAATGGTCTTCTAAAGGAACATTTCCTGGCTGACAGTTTTGTCTGAGATGACAACTCATTGGCGGTGTTCTGCTGACATTTTTAGAGGAGGCAGACAAGCCCTGTGATGAATAGCATTACCCAAACTTTAAAGCAGAAAAACTACAATGATGTGAAACCCTGAATTTTTGCTGGCAAAAGTAAATCCTATTCATGAGAATGCAACAGTTAGCCCTGCTACCCACCCACCACAGAACCTACATCCTAAAACCAATCTAGCATGTGTCATTTAAAAGAAATAGGTTTTCAGGCCCACAGTTGAAGAGTTCATCAAGGCTTTGCTGCTGGAGGTTTAAAAACTCCCACTTTCCGAAAGTATCTGACAATTAAGGGCACAGAAACTAAGGTAATACTGATCCTTACAGGTGCGAACAGCTTGTGGATGGCGTAGGCCACCACAAAGGTGCTTGTGCCGGCCGCCATTTTTGACTGGACCAGTGACTCTTTAAAGCCGAGTTTAAGCAGGACAGCTGACATGTCCACACCACtggaggggagagagacagacagacaaacacagaaacacaaaagatatTTACTACAGCAAGGGACTAAGTTAAGCACTCAATTTGGCTATGAgatttacagtattttttaaaaatgtaaataaaagtagCTAGATGAATACTAAGTCTTAGGAAGAAAGTTCTTACTCCCAAAGACTCTTACATGATAGCAAAAAACAAATACCTATTACTGTCCCCATCTTACCTTGAAATAACCATGTAAAACATTCCCAAGGAGATTAATGAGATTCCAATGTGCAGTGACACTGCCACGGCACCATATTCTTGAAAAATCTTTTTCAGCTGCTGCGACTTGCTTAGCTTTTTCTCCTCTGTGCCCCTGATATTGCTGCCTGTGGTCACATTGATTTTGCTGGGGTCCTGCACACAAACCAAAGAAAGGGAGACACTTGAGGGCAGGAGCAAGGATGTGAGTGGTCATCACCACATTACCACCTTCCAGAATCACATGATGTTCTGCTCTCTCTCATCCAATGAGAGATGAGGCTAATGCCCGCTATGCCACTGAGTGCACT contains these protein-coding regions:
- the FAM210B gene encoding protein FAM210B, mitochondrial, whose product is MAGLLALLSPAGRVGARVRCRATWLLGAAAPCVPPPVFLPLLGPGPDAQLLRAARGNYQGRQDPSKINVTTGSNIRGTEEKKLSKSQQLKKIFQEYGAVAVSLHIGISLISLGMFYMVISSGVDMSAVLLKLGFKESLVQSKMAAGTSTFVVAYAIHKLFAPVRISITLVSVPLIVRYFRKVGVFKPPAAKP